Genomic window (Mesorhizobium sp. M4B.F.Ca.ET.058.02.1.1):
TGGTGTCGCCCGATGCCATCGACCTCGACGACATGGTCGACCGCGCCTGCCGCATCGCAATCGACGAGGGCTTCGGCAAGCCGGGCGACCGCGTCATCATCACCGCGGGCGTGCCGCTCAGGACGCCTGGCTCGACCAACATGCTGCGCATTGCGTATGTCGGGTCTGAGACCCAAGGCAGCCGCCCGGCCTGATCGTTTCAGGTCGGCGCCAGCTCGGCTTCCGGTGCCTTGAGGTCGGGACATGCGTCGGCGCCTTGCGCGTCGCCGGCGATGCGCGCTTCCACGGCCTTTGCCATCGACTGCAGGTCGATGGCCCTGCCGGCGGTCTTCTCGATGCCGCCGACGACCAGGTCAGCCGCGATCCAGTCAGGCTTGTGGCCGAGATTATGCACCCAGACTAGCTCAGCGCCGGGGATATCGCGGGCAAGGCCGGTCGAATGGATGGTCGCGTAGACGACCTTATCGCGATCGCCGGAAATGATCACGGTCGGCGCCTTGATGTCGCGGTAGTGCGTCGAGGCATCGCGCGCGTAGCTGTAGAGCCCCGCCACGTCGGCGGCGTTGGCGCGAAAGGCGCCAGGCCGCAGAACAAGCGGGATCGAGGCGGCGGCGACGTAGCCGTCCGGCACCTTGTTGGGGGCAAAGACGCAGGCGGTGGCGGCATCGATGCGCAACGCTCCCGCTGGATAGGCCAGTGTCTCGGAAAACAGCGGACCGATCAGGGGAATGGCTGTCAGATTGTAGTACCAGGCAGTCGCGCCGCCTGGCCAAGGATGGCTGGCCGGCGACAGGAAGACGAGGCCCTGCGTCTTGTCCGGATGCTTGCGGGCAAAGGCGGTGGCGACCGCGCCGCCGAAGGAATGGCCGACGATGATCGCCGTCTTCATGCCAAGGCGATCCATCAGCGCAGCGATGGTGTTGGCCTGCGCGGGCAAGGTCTCATTGTCGCCGCGTCCGGACCAGCCGAATCCGGGCCGATCCAGGAACAGCATCTCGGCGCGGCCTTCGAGCAGCGGCCGCAGGGGCAGCATCTGATCCTTGAGATTGGCGCTGGCGCCGTGGAGGAAGACGATCGGCGGCAACTCCGGGTTCGCCGGCGCCGGGACATGGACATAGTGGATGCGCGCGCCGCCGATGTCGGCGAAGTCGCCGACAGGCAGATTGCGGCGCTCGATCAGCCAGTGACCTGCTCGGGTGACTCCGGCAAAGGCGAAGAGGAGCGCGAGGAAGAAGGCAAACACAGCGTAGACGAGGTTCATAATGGAGAATACGGAACGGAGCGGAAATAGTTCTAGGGTAGGGCAGTAGGGCAGTAGGGCAGTAGGGCAGTAGGGCAGTAGGGCAGTAGGGCGAGCCACTCGAGGCACTTCACATATTGCCCTACTGCCTTATTCCCCTAAATCAAATGCCTTCGCCGGCAAGCTCCTCCGACAGCGTCGAGACCTGGTCCTGGGCGCTGCGCATCATCGGGTAGATGGCGAGCACCTTCTGCCAGGCTTCAAGGGCCGACTGCTTGTGGCCGGTCTCGGCCATGATCTGCGCCAGGCCGGACAGAGCGCCGAAATGGCGCGGCTCAAGGTGCAGCGTGTGGTCGATGTCCGACATCGACTTACCGTAGTTCTTCATCATGAAATGCACAGTGGCGCGGCGGTTCCAGCCTTCAGCATACGTCGGCTGCAAGGTCACCACCTGGTCGAGGAAATCGAGCGCGACGTCGTATTTCTGGTTTTCCATCGCCTTTTGCGACCATTGCATCATCAGGTCGATCGAGGCGCTGCCGGACTGGGCCCATTCGCTCCAGATACGCTGGGCTATGCGCGTCGCGGCCTTTTCGTTGCGCTCGCGCTTCAGGTCGGTGAATAGCTGGTCGAGGCGGGCCTGGCTGGTCGTGGCGACGGGGGGAGCGACCGGATCATCCGCCCAGGCCAGCAAGACAGTGAGCGGCAAGAGGGCGGCCGGCAGGACCGCGCCGGACAGGCAAAGGGTCGCGAGAAAAGCAAGACGAATCCGCATCGCCGGAATCTAGTCCCGGTCGGCGGATCGTCAAAGTGATTTTAGCGTGAAGGAGCCGGCAGGCCGGCGACAAACATCGGGCGCGGTGTGGTCTCTTTTGCATGTCGTTGTCCCAAAACCGCTTCGGCACTTTTGGGCGACATGCGCTGAGCCGCGCACAAGGCTCAGCCCTGACGCGCCTTGTAACGCGGGGCGGTCTTGTTGATGATGTAGATGCGGCCCTTGCGACGAACCAGTCGGTTGTCACGGTGACGGGCCTTCAGCGCCTTGAGCGAATTCTTGATCTTCATGGTCTTGCCTGTTCGGTCAGGGCCCGCTGCCGGGCCGAATTTTAAAGGCGCGCCCGAAAAAGCGCGCCTTTGAACTTGCGTGGCTCATAAACGAGGAGGCTTGCCCGTGTCAACCGCAAGCATGCTTTATGGCGTGCGCAAATGCCTGGCAATCAAATGTTCGCCATCTCCGCTCTGTGGCATTGCGCGGCCGGGATCGGGCTGGAATGGTGCCGTCGGCCCGCGAGATGATTTGGAGACGCTGATGCGCCCGATGTTTCTGTTCGCCTGTCTTGCCGTGCTGGCGGCGGCCCCGGCCGCGCGGGCGCAGGAATGCGACCGCAACGACGACAGCCAGCAGATGATGAATATCTGCGCCGATGCCGACTACCAGGCCGCCGACGCCAAGCTCAATGCAACCTACAAGGGTCTTGTCGGCGATGGCGACGAGAAGTCCAACAAAATGCTGCAGGCGGCGCAGCGCGCCTGGATCACGTTCCGCGACGCGGAATGCGCCTATTCCGCGGCGGACAGCGAGGGCGGCTCCATCCATCCGATGGAGGTCTCGCAGTGCCTGACGGAGCTGACCAACGAGCGCGTCAAACAGCTCACTTCCGGCCGCAACTGCCAGGAAGGCGATGCAAGCTGCGCCAGCCCAGACGAGGACGAAGATCAGGATATGCAGTAAGCCGGCCGTTGTCGGCAACCGGCTTCCAGATCATGCTCAACTTCGACGGCTGACGCAGGTGAAATGACCCATCTTGCGGCCGGGGCGCGATTCGGCCTTGCCGTAGAGATGCAACATCAGGTCGGGCTCGGCGAGCAGGGCCGGAACGCGTTTGATGTCGTCGCCGATCAGGTTTTCCATCACGCAGTCCGAGTGGCGGCCGGGCGTGCCCAGCGGCAGGCCGGCGACGGCGCGGATATGCTGCTCGAACTGGGAGACCGTCGCGGCGGCCTCCGTCCAGTGGCCGGAATTATGGACGCGCGGCGCCATCTCGTTGGCGAGCAGCGAGCCGTCGGCAAGTACGAAGAACTCGACGCCGATGACGCCGACATAATCGAGCGCGGCCAATATCTTTGCCGCCGCGGCCTGCGCCGCCGCCGCCGTCTGATGGCTGATTCTTGCCGGTAGGGTCGACGTGTGCAGGATGCCGTCGCGATGGACATTCTCGGCCGGATCGAAGGCGGCGATGCTCCCGTCAGGACCACGCGCGGCGATCACCGAGATCTCGCGCTCGAAGGCGACGAAGGATTCGAGGATCAGCGGCACGTTGCCCATCGCCTCGCAGGTGCCGGAAAAGCCACCGGTGTCCATATTGCGGAAGACGCGCTGGCCCTTGCCGTCATAGCCCAGGCGCCTGGTCTTCAGGATGCCGCTGCCGCCGAATTCCTTCAGCGCCGCCGTCAGTTCGGCGTCATTGTCGATTGCGCGAAACTCGGCCGTGGCAATGCCGATGCCGTTAAGGAATTTTTTCTCGGCCAGCCGGTCCTGCGCCACTTCGAGGGCGCGCGCCGGCGGGTAGACCGGCACCTTGGCGGCCAGCGTGCTGGCGGCGGCCACCGGCACGTTCTCGAATTCGTAGGTGACGACGGCGCTGGCCGCGGCGAGTTCGGCGAGGGCCGCGGCATCGTCATAGGCGGCTGTTATCTGGCGGTTGGCGACCTGGGCCGCCGGGCAATCGGCCTGCGGTTCGAGCACCGCCGTACGATAGCCGAGACGGGCCGCGGCCATCGCCAGCATGCGGCCGAGCTGGCCGCCGCCGATGATGCCGATGGTCGATCCCGCCGGCAGGCTCATGGCGCGTCCGTCGGTTCGGCGGCAACCTTGGCGGTCTGGGCGGCGCGCCAGGCGTCCAGCCGGGCGGCCAGCCGGTCGTCGTTTAGCGCCAGCACGGCGGCGGCCAGCAGCGCCGCGTTCGCGGCACCCGCCTTGCCGATGGCCAGCGTGCCGACCGGAATGCCGGCCGGCATCTGGACGATGGAGAGCAGCGAATCCTGGCCCGACAGCGCCTTCGATTCCACCGGCACGCCGAAGACCGGAAGCGGCGTCATCGCCGCCGTCATGCCGGGCAGGTGCGCGGCGCCGCCGGCGCCGGCGATGATAACCTTGTAGCCGGCCGCCTTGGCGCTCTTGGCGAAATCATAGAGCCGGTCGGGGGTGCGGTGGGCCGAGACGATCAGCCGCTTGTGCGGGATGCCCAGCGCGTCCAGTGTTTCCGCTGCATGACGCATCGTCGCCCAGTCGGACTGGCTGCCCATGATGATGGCGACGTCGGCACGCTGATCGGTCAAAGTTTTCGCTCCCGGCGGCAAAGGCGCGCCTTAGCGGAATTCGCCAATCGCCGCAAGGATTGTCGCCGCAGCAAGGCCGCGGCCACGGGAGCCTAGTCCGGCCAGCGCAGCGATCCGGCTGAATCCTTGCGCGCCGCTTTCATCGCGTCGGCCGGGCGGTCATTCGCGGCCAGCACGGCGCGCAGGCGCTCGGCGACGATCTCGGCCTCGCCGGGATGGAGATTGCACGGATCGAGGAAGAAGTGGCCGCGCTCGACCTCGTGGTTGCGCACGATGATCGGCGGCAAGCCGGCGGCCAGCGCCGAGGCGAGGCCGGCGGCGGTGAAGCGGCTTTCGGGCGCGACGAATATTTGCAGGCGGTCGAGCGGATTGGCAGTCGGATCGGGAATGATGCGCGCGGCGATGCCGGGTAGACCCTGCAGCGCGTCCTTCCACAGATTGAGCGCCGCTTCCTCGCGCCGACGTATGCCGGCATGGTCGCGCTTCTCCCAGGCTTCCAGCGCCGCCATCGTGCCGGCGATGCTCTCCTTGCCGACCTTCATGGCTCGCGCAACACCGCGGTTCTGCAAATAGGCCGTGCGCACCAGATTCTTGCGGCCGGTGACGATGCCGCTGGTCGGGCCCGAGAGGAATTTGTGACCGCTGTAAACGACGATGTCGGCGCCACGCGCCAGGAAGCTGCGCAGATCGTATTCGGAAGCGGCGTCCACGATCACCGGCACGCCCTTGGCGTGGCAGATATCGCAGAACTCCTCCAGCGACAGCATGCCGTACTGCACGGTGTGATGGGCGACGACGTAGAGGGCGGCCGCCGTGCGCTCGTTGATCGCCTCGCGCACATGATAGTCCTGCGTGACGCTGACGGTGCCCGCCGGGACGACCCTTGCGCCGGCCACCCGGATCGACTGGTCGATCGGCGCGCCGTAGTTGACGATGTGGCCGAGCTGGATAACGACCTCCGACTTGAGGCCCTCGGTGTCGTCGGGCAGCCGCTCGATCGCCAGAAGGTTGGTGCCGGTCATCGCGCCGGCGATCGCCATTGTGATGCCTGAGGCGCAGCAGGCGGTGATGAAGCCGGCTTCGCCGCCGGTCAGCCGCGTGATGACCGTGCTGGCAGCGCGCTGCAGGTCGTCCATCTCCACCCATTGCGAGGCGATCTCGGCCATCGCGGCGATCGCTTCCGGAACGATGATCGAGGCGCCGAGCGTCGTCATCGTGCCGGAGACGTTGATGATCGGGCGCAGGCCGAGACGTTCGCGGATTGTCATGTTGGAGATCGTCATCTCTGGAATCCCATCTTGAAAAGACCTCAGGCGGCGATTTCGACCACCGCCTCGATTTCGACCGTGATGTTGCCCGGCAGCGAGCCGACGCCGATCGCCGAGCGCGCGTGCCCGCCGATCCTATCAAAGACGTTGGCGAAAAGATCGGAGCAGCCATTCACCACCTTCGGGTGGTCGCTAAAGGTCGGCGTGGCGTTGACGAAGCCGAGCAGCTTGACGACGCGCACGATGCGGCCGAGGTCGCCGGCGGCCGCATGCATGACAGCCAGCAGGTTAAGCCCGGTGAGGCGGGCATGCTGATAGGCCTCCTCGACGGTGACATCCTCGCCGACCTTGCCGGTGCAGAGCGTACCGTCGGACCGCAGGGGCCCCTGTCCGGAAAGGAAGATCAGCCGGCCGGCCTCGGCATGGGTGACGAAGTTGGCGATGGGCGTCGGCGGCTCGGGCAGCTGGAGGCCGAGTTCGGCGAGCCGGATGTAAGGCGTCATGTATTCTCCTTGCGGCGGCTCTTTGTTCTACGCAACTCCAGACGGAAAACCGCTTACACTTTTCCTGGAGTTGCTTTGGGTCGCTGCCCGATGTCAGAACTGCGAGGCGCGGAAGCGCGCCAGGAAGCTGCGGAGGCGCTCGTTGGAGGTCTCCGCCGCCAGGATCTCCTTCGGCGGGCCAACGGCGCTGACACCGCCATCGGCCATGAAGACGATGCGGCTCGAAGCGTCGCGGGCGAAGGCCATCTCATGCGTCACCATCAGCATGGTCATGCCGTCCTCGGCGAGCCTGCGCACGACGGCCAGCACTTCGCCGACCAGCTCCGGATCGAGCGCCGAGGTGATCTCGTCGAGAAGCAGGATCTTCGGATCCATCGCCACGGCGCGCGCAATGCCAACGCGCTGCTGCTGGCCGCCGGACAGTTCGGCCGGCAGGCTGTCGGCCTTGTGGGCGAGACCGACGCGGCCGAGCCAGTGCTCGGCAATGGTGCGCGCCTCGGCTTCGCTCTTCTTCCGCACTTTGGTGAGGCCGAGCATGATGTTGCCGGCCGCCGTCAGATGCGGGAACAGGTTGAAGCTCTGGAACACCATGCCGGTCTCGGCGCGCATGGCGGCGAGATCGCGCTCGCCGCGGCGCTGGCGCGTTCCAGTTTCGCGGTAGCCAACCTCTCTGCCGTCAATACGGATCGAGCCGCTGTCGTAGCTTTCGAGGAAGTTGACGCAGCGCAGCAGAGTGGTCTTGCCGCTGCCGGAGGGCCCGACGATGGTCACCACTTCGCCGCGCGCGACCTCGAGGCTGACGGAGCGGAGCACTTCGACGGGACCGAAGGCCTTGGAGACATCGCGGACTTCGAGCAGCGCGGGACTGGCGTTCGAGGCGTCGGACATCATGCTATTCCCTAATGAAGGAGAAGCGCCGTTCCAGCCGCCGGCTGGCGAGCGAAAGGGCGTAGTTGACCGCGAAGTAGACCAGCGCGCCGAGGATATAGAGCGGCATCGCTTCATAGGTGCGGCCGATGACCTGGTTGATCGCCTGCATCAGGTCGGTGATGCCGAGCAGCGAGACCAGCGCGCTGCCCTTGACCGCGTCGGTGACGCCATTGATCCAGGGCGGCAGGAAGCGCCTGAAGGCCTGCGGAAAGATGACGTAGGTCAGCTGCTGGCGGAAGGTCAGCCCGATCGCCATCGCCGCTTCGGACTGGCCCTTGGGGATTGAGGCGACGGCGCCGCGCAGATATTCGACGACCTGCGCCGTCTTGAACAGCGTGAGCGCCAGCACCGCGGCCCAGAAGGACTGCAGGTGAAGCCCGATCGCGGGCAGGCCGTAATAGACAAAGAACATCAACACCAAAATCGGGATGCCGCGGATGGTGTCGCTGAAGATGCGCACCGCCCAGCGCAGCGGGGCGGGGCCATAGACCAGGCCGACGCCGAGCGCGACACCGGCGATAAGCGAAAGCACCACGACCAGCAGCGACACCCACAGGGTGATGGCGAAGCCCTGGGCGAGGAACGGCACGGCGTAGAGGATCTGGCTCAGCATGTCAGCGTGCCG
Coding sequences:
- a CDS encoding alpha/beta hydrolase translates to MNLVYAVFAFFLALLFAFAGVTRAGHWLIERRNLPVGDFADIGGARIHYVHVPAPANPELPPIVFLHGASANLKDQMLPLRPLLEGRAEMLFLDRPGFGWSGRGDNETLPAQANTIAALMDRLGMKTAIIVGHSFGGAVATAFARKHPDKTQGLVFLSPASHPWPGGATAWYYNLTAIPLIGPLFSETLAYPAGALRIDAATACVFAPNKVPDGYVAAASIPLVLRPGAFRANAADVAGLYSYARDASTHYRDIKAPTVIISGDRDKVVYATIHSTGLARDIPGAELVWVHNLGHKPDWIAADLVVGGIEKTAGRAIDLQSMAKAVEARIAGDAQGADACPDLKAPEAELAPT
- the ykgO gene encoding type B 50S ribosomal protein L36, which translates into the protein MKIKNSLKALKARHRDNRLVRRKGRIYIINKTAPRYKARQG
- a CDS encoding lysozyme inhibitor LprI family protein, producing the protein MRPMFLFACLAVLAAAPAARAQECDRNDDSQQMMNICADADYQAADAKLNATYKGLVGDGDEKSNKMLQAAQRAWITFRDAECAYSAADSEGGSIHPMEVSQCLTELTNERVKQLTSGRNCQEGDASCASPDEDEDQDMQ
- a CDS encoding 5-(carboxyamino)imidazole ribonucleotide synthase yields the protein MSLPAGSTIGIIGGGQLGRMLAMAAARLGYRTAVLEPQADCPAAQVANRQITAAYDDAAALAELAAASAVVTYEFENVPVAAASTLAAKVPVYPPARALEVAQDRLAEKKFLNGIGIATAEFRAIDNDAELTAALKEFGGSGILKTRRLGYDGKGQRVFRNMDTGGFSGTCEAMGNVPLILESFVAFEREISVIAARGPDGSIAAFDPAENVHRDGILHTSTLPARISHQTAAAAQAAAAKILAALDYVGVIGVEFFVLADGSLLANEMAPRVHNSGHWTEAAATVSQFEQHIRAVAGLPLGTPGRHSDCVMENLIGDDIKRVPALLAEPDLMLHLYGKAESRPGRKMGHFTCVSRRS
- the purE gene encoding 5-(carboxyamino)imidazole ribonucleotide mutase, yielding MTDQRADVAIIMGSQSDWATMRHAAETLDALGIPHKRLIVSAHRTPDRLYDFAKSAKAAGYKVIIAGAGGAAHLPGMTAAMTPLPVFGVPVESKALSGQDSLLSIVQMPAGIPVGTLAIGKAGAANAALLAAAVLALNDDRLAARLDAWRAAQTAKVAAEPTDAP
- a CDS encoding aminotransferase class V-fold PLP-dependent enzyme, translating into MTIRERLGLRPIINVSGTMTTLGASIIVPEAIAAMAEIASQWVEMDDLQRAASTVITRLTGGEAGFITACCASGITMAIAGAMTGTNLLAIERLPDDTEGLKSEVVIQLGHIVNYGAPIDQSIRVAGARVVPAGTVSVTQDYHVREAINERTAAALYVVAHHTVQYGMLSLEEFCDICHAKGVPVIVDAASEYDLRSFLARGADIVVYSGHKFLSGPTSGIVTGRKNLVRTAYLQNRGVARAMKVGKESIAGTMAALEAWEKRDHAGIRRREEAALNLWKDALQGLPGIAARIIPDPTANPLDRLQIFVAPESRFTAAGLASALAAGLPPIIVRNHEVERGHFFLDPCNLHPGEAEIVAERLRAVLAANDRPADAMKAARKDSAGSLRWPD
- a CDS encoding RidA family protein, giving the protein MTPYIRLAELGLQLPEPPTPIANFVTHAEAGRLIFLSGQGPLRSDGTLCTGKVGEDVTVEEAYQHARLTGLNLLAVMHAAAGDLGRIVRVVKLLGFVNATPTFSDHPKVVNGCSDLFANVFDRIGGHARSAIGVGSLPGNITVEIEAVVEIAA
- a CDS encoding amino acid ABC transporter ATP-binding protein, whose amino-acid sequence is MSDASNASPALLEVRDVSKAFGPVEVLRSVSLEVARGEVVTIVGPSGSGKTTLLRCVNFLESYDSGSIRIDGREVGYRETGTRQRRGERDLAAMRAETGMVFQSFNLFPHLTAAGNIMLGLTKVRKKSEAEARTIAEHWLGRVGLAHKADSLPAELSGGQQQRVGIARAVAMDPKILLLDEITSALDPELVGEVLAVVRRLAEDGMTMLMVTHEMAFARDASSRIVFMADGGVSAVGPPKEILAAETSNERLRSFLARFRASQF
- a CDS encoding amino acid ABC transporter permease, translating into MLSQILYAVPFLAQGFAITLWVSLLVVVLSLIAGVALGVGLVYGPAPLRWAVRIFSDTIRGIPILVLMFFVYYGLPAIGLHLQSFWAAVLALTLFKTAQVVEYLRGAVASIPKGQSEAAMAIGLTFRQQLTYVIFPQAFRRFLPPWINGVTDAVKGSALVSLLGITDLMQAINQVIGRTYEAMPLYILGALVYFAVNYALSLASRRLERRFSFIRE